A genome region from Campylobacter sp. MIT 12-8780 includes the following:
- a CDS encoding ArsS family sensor histidine kinase: protein MNRSSIFYTITLIFILAIVSVILAFLWLIEYDQQNYTKVLNDKYTLVANARLLYFNGVMSEEEFYEQTKHYKMTQVMKPSEIRKVIFRGDVLARAQTTTGLIEIISYEKEIFLKIIHEGKLYLYNDQDYEGYRYFKFKALAFGVILVLVLLYVFVIKKLRPLTSLKKQIDKFAQNKLDEIKDVSSGNDEISQVAQAFFQAITQIQKMNQSRQFFIRNIMHELKTPITKGLITLEMLEDNKYKERLRGIFDRLEILINEFAAIEQITSGAAFINRKKYNILDILDEAKEIAMNDDKKIRIHLEQSFFVSVDFKLFTTAIKNMIDNGVKHSSNEFIELEICKQYLCFKNQGKALEKPLEYYTQAFTQGAKQKDSFGLGLYIVDTILKAHNMKLEYEFKDGFNLFYFKELEHIIVKE, encoded by the coding sequence ATGAATCGCTCGTCTATTTTTTATACCATTACTTTAATCTTTATCTTAGCTATAGTAAGCGTTATACTCGCTTTTTTATGGCTCATAGAATACGATCAGCAAAACTACACTAAGGTTTTAAACGACAAATACACTCTTGTTGCAAATGCTAGGCTTTTGTATTTTAATGGCGTGATGAGCGAGGAGGAGTTTTATGAGCAAACTAAGCATTATAAAATGACTCAGGTTATGAAGCCAAGCGAGATTAGAAAGGTTATTTTTAGGGGCGATGTTTTAGCAAGAGCGCAAACTACGACTGGACTGATTGAGATTATCTCGTATGAAAAAGAGATTTTTTTAAAGATTATCCACGAGGGGAAATTATATCTTTATAATGATCAAGATTATGAAGGGTATCGTTACTTTAAATTTAAAGCCCTTGCTTTTGGTGTGATTTTAGTGCTTGTTTTGCTTTATGTTTTTGTGATTAAAAAGCTTAGACCGCTCACTTCACTTAAAAAGCAAATCGATAAATTCGCCCAAAACAAACTTGATGAGATTAAAGATGTCAGCAGTGGAAATGATGAAATTTCCCAAGTTGCACAAGCCTTTTTTCAAGCAATCACTCAAATTCAAAAGATGAATCAATCAAGGCAGTTTTTTATCCGCAATATCATGCATGAGCTTAAAACGCCTATTACTAAAGGCTTAATCACCCTTGAAATGCTTGAGGATAATAAATACAAAGAACGATTAAGGGGGATTTTTGATCGTCTTGAAATTCTTATCAATGAATTTGCTGCTATTGAGCAAATCACTTCAGGAGCAGCTTTTATCAACCGCAAAAAGTATAATATCTTAGATATTTTAGATGAAGCAAAAGAAATTGCAATGAATGATGATAAAAAAATTCGCATTCATCTTGAACAAAGTTTTTTTGTGAGCGTGGATTTTAAGCTTTTTACAACAGCGATTAAAAATATGATTGACAATGGTGTTAAGCACTCAAGTAACGAATTTATCGAGCTTGAGATATGCAAGCAATACCTTTGCTTTAAAAATCAAGGCAAAGCCCTTGAAAAACCTCTTGAATACTACACTCAAGCCTTCACTCAAGGGGCGAAGCAAAAAGATAGCTTTGGGCTAGGGCTTTACATAGTTGATACCATTTTAAAAGCCCATAATATGAAGCTTGAGTATGAATTTAAAGATGGCTTTAATTTGTTTTATTTTAAAGAGCTTGAGCATATCATCGTCAAAGAATAA
- a CDS encoding MFS transporter translates to MNYIILLKNNKNVRILAFVQFIVYFGAWFSQTGVFTLLVDLNAPTWAVSISAMLAFLPGILLAPISGVIVEKSKPKTLLLLSASLELVSIFMLIFVTNLSMLWLLFILIFIRLCVATLYFQAEMSLMAKLLEPKELKLVNEIHSINWAVSYTLGMALAGFFISAFGVYSAFLFDCLLLAFGISLLLLLKIPQFQPAKAQKFISMIKDGFVYIFKNKLIFHLILLHAFIGLTAYETLVTLLAKHEYKEILSVALVIGFLNSVRACSLIIAPIILSSFTNKRTLKYLFFGQGSGILLWSFTQFDFYLSFIGLLAAGFCTSSIWSFTYTLIQEHCDKEYFGRVIAYTDMTYLSFSVFISLLSGLLFELSFSLMLITALLGGFFIFASFYWHWFYKRYLS, encoded by the coding sequence ATGAATTATATCATTTTGCTTAAAAACAACAAAAATGTTCGTATTTTAGCTTTCGTGCAATTTATCGTGTATTTTGGAGCATGGTTTTCACAAACTGGCGTTTTTACTCTTTTAGTTGATCTAAACGCTCCTACTTGGGCAGTTTCTATAAGTGCTATGCTAGCTTTTTTGCCCGGAATTTTACTTGCACCTATTAGTGGCGTGATTGTTGAAAAGAGCAAGCCTAAAACGCTTTTGCTTTTAAGTGCGAGCCTTGAGCTTGTTTCCATCTTTATGCTGATTTTTGTAACAAACTTGAGTATGCTTTGGCTTTTGTTTATTTTAATCTTTATCAGGCTTTGTGTCGCAACGCTTTATTTTCAAGCTGAAATGAGTCTTATGGCAAAGCTTTTAGAGCCAAAAGAGCTTAAACTTGTCAATGAAATTCACAGCATTAATTGGGCGGTTTCATACACTTTAGGTATGGCTTTGGCTGGCTTTTTTATCAGTGCTTTTGGCGTGTATAGTGCATTTTTGTTTGACTGCTTACTTTTAGCCTTTGGCATATCGCTTTTGCTTCTTTTAAAAATCCCACAATTTCAGCCTGCAAAAGCACAAAAATTCATCAGTATGATTAAAGATGGCTTTGTGTATATCTTTAAAAACAAACTCATCTTTCATCTTATCTTATTACATGCTTTTATAGGACTTACAGCGTATGAAACCTTAGTAACCTTGCTTGCTAAGCATGAATATAAAGAAATTTTATCAGTTGCTCTTGTCATAGGCTTTTTAAACTCTGTTCGAGCATGCTCTTTAATCATCGCTCCTATCATCTTAAGCTCTTTTACAAACAAACGCACGCTTAAATACCTCTTTTTCGGGCAAGGAAGTGGAATTTTGCTGTGGAGTTTTACGCAGTTTGATTTTTATCTTTCCTTTATAGGTTTGCTTGCGGCTGGTTTTTGCACCTCATCGATTTGGTCTTTTACTTATACGCTTATACAAGAGCATTGTGATAAAGAGTATTTTGGACGCGTGATTGCTTATACTGATATGACTTATTTGAGTTTTAGCGTGTTTATTTCGCTTTTAAGTGGCTTACTTTTTGAGCTTAGTTTTTCTTTGATGCTTATTACTGCTTTACTTGGGGGATTTTTTATCTTTGCAAGTTTTTATTGGCATTGGTTTTATAAACGTTATTTGAGCTGA
- a CDS encoding dehypoxanthine futalosine cyclase, with product MNFSKRLSQKEALYLLQNADLYELGELAYQKKLELHPEKITTFVVDRNINYTNVCCIDCDFCAFFRHAKDSDAYVLSFDEIGQKIEELLAIGGTQILFQGGVHPKLKIEWYEELVEFIAKKYPSITVHGFSAVEIAYIAKISKISIKEVLQRLQAKGLFSIPGAGAEVLSDRVRDEIAPHKCDTQTWLEVHRQAHKIGMKSTATMMFGTIESDEELIEHFEHLRNLQDETGGFRAFILWSFQSENTKLKLKHPEIMKQSSNKYLRLLALARLYLDNFKNLQSSWVTQGSLIGQLALKFGANDLGSTMMEENVVSAAGASYKMNQDEMIRLIESLGEKPAKRNTAYEILQRYY from the coding sequence ATGAATTTTAGCAAAAGACTCAGCCAAAAAGAAGCTTTATATCTGCTTCAAAATGCTGATTTATACGAGCTTGGTGAGCTAGCGTATCAAAAAAAACTTGAGCTTCACCCAGAAAAAATCACTACTTTTGTGGTGGATAGGAACATCAACTATACCAATGTTTGCTGTATAGATTGTGATTTTTGTGCTTTTTTTAGGCATGCTAAAGATAGTGATGCTTATGTGCTAAGCTTTGATGAGATAGGACAAAAGATAGAAGAACTTTTAGCCATAGGTGGCACGCAAATTCTTTTTCAAGGCGGAGTGCATCCTAAGCTTAAGATTGAGTGGTATGAAGAGCTTGTGGAGTTTATCGCTAAAAAATACCCAAGCATTACCGTGCATGGTTTTTCGGCTGTTGAGATCGCCTATATCGCCAAAATTTCAAAAATTTCTATCAAAGAGGTTTTGCAAAGACTGCAAGCAAAGGGACTTTTTAGCATACCCGGAGCTGGAGCTGAGGTTTTAAGTGATAGGGTAAGAGATGAGATCGCTCCTCATAAATGTGATACTCAAACTTGGCTTGAAGTGCATAGGCAAGCACACAAGATAGGTATGAAAAGCACAGCTACGATGATGTTTGGCACTATAGAAAGTGATGAAGAGCTTATCGAGCATTTTGAGCATTTGCGAAATTTACAAGATGAAACAGGAGGCTTTAGGGCTTTTATTTTATGGAGTTTTCAAAGCGAAAATACTAAGCTAAAACTCAAGCACCCAGAGATTATGAAACAAAGCTCAAACAAATACTTGCGTTTGCTTGCTCTTGCAAGGTTATATCTTGATAATTTTAAAAACCTACAAAGCTCATGGGTAACGCAAGGCTCTTTGATAGGACAGCTTGCCTTAAAATTTGGAGCCAATGATCTAGGCTCAACCATGATGGAAGAAAATGTCGTCTCAGCAGCTGGAGCAAGCTATAAGATGAATCAAGATGAGATGATAAGGCTCATTGAAAGTTTGGGCGAAAAACCAGCTAAAAGAAACACAGCTTATGAAATTTTACAAAGGTATTATTAA